The Anolis carolinensis isolate JA03-04 chromosome 1, rAnoCar3.1.pri, whole genome shotgun sequence genome window below encodes:
- the cnrip1 gene encoding CB1 cannabinoid receptor-interacting protein 1, whose amino-acid sequence MAEVPTVVRIKVALKIQPNDGPVYFKVDGQRFGQNRTIKLLTGAKYKVEVAIKPGTVQATTMGIGGVTIPLEQTSKEAQLVTYTGIYDTEGVTHTKSGERQPIQVNIQVTDIGAFETVWQVKFYDYHKRDHCQWGNSFGCIEYECKPNETRSLMWINKETFF is encoded by the exons ATGGCCGAGGTGCCCACCGTGGTCCGCATCAAGGTAGCCCTCAAGATCCAGCCCAACGACGGGCCCGTCTACTTCAAGGTGGACGGCCAGCGCTTCGGGCAGAACCGGACCATCAAGCTGCTGACGGGGGCCAAGTACAAGGTCGAGGTGGCCATCAAGCCCGGCACCGTCCAGGCCAC GACCATGGGTATAGGAGGAGTAACTATCCCCCTGGAACAGACGTCAAAAGAAGCCCAGCTTGTTACTTACACCGGCATCTATGACACAGAAGGCGTGACTCACACCAAAAGTGGAGAGAGGCAGCCTATACAAGTCAACATCCAG GTCACTGACATTGGGGCTTTTGAAACAGTCTGGCAAGTTAAATTCTACGACTACCACAAGCGAGACCATTGCCAATGGGGGAACAGCTTTGGCTGCATTGAGTATGAATGCAAACCCAATGAGACCCGCAGCCTCATGTGGATAAACAAAGAAACCTTCTTCTGA